A section of the Polyodon spathula isolate WHYD16114869_AA chromosome 29, ASM1765450v1, whole genome shotgun sequence genome encodes:
- the LOC121302367 gene encoding zinc finger protein 768-like, protein MSILEPGGTPGDTTDLFAVLPDQTLEDSNGVSVLFFPTLGMSLASNQGVTAAELEVDSGDVSRSISKCKVSEFIAETLFRGTETKISDLLTTPKTGIGAAGNPSHFTGHGGGPNLISFPTLLKQLHRIPPDLGENPSNNNYNNNTHSLLLSSSSAGYLSECYIEGDIMEHNGFTLKSYPVLIKLIQTPANRTPLEKASPRVESQEEQSSRGSSDCQNHASKNPLLVPAEPAGCSMQEKISSFQNRDSENRPGFPTLIEVDGLEYLARFRDLRAGYGRIGAGNELATDDAEQTQEGEESIPDPERHSLWDFQMKSQHPSVDPLGLPEERKTRSKTGVIWKTHSTAWEPLDEGILKKEGRKTSKQRPLNPRSFSQTTLPSPSPALAAPERPYFCFACEKRFRRATDLKEHLRVHTGERPFSCPVCCKAFTQASALATHRRIHTGEKPFQCRVCFKRFNSSSNFAKHRRTHSTTREGSPRYPCPFWRRTFREASHHARHLSRVHGGGGGGEEYAVTD, encoded by the coding sequence ATGTCCATTCTTGAACCCGGTGGGACACCTGGGGACACCACGGACCTGTTCGCCGTACTCCCAGACCAAACTCTGGAGGATTCCAATGGCGTTTCGGTTCTTTTTTTCCCAACTTTGGGAATGTCATTGGCCAGCAACCAGGGAGTTACAGCAGCTGAACTGGAAGTAGATTCTGGGGATGTGTCACGTTCCATTTCAAAGTGCAAAGTTTCTGAATTCATAGCGGAGACTCTTTTTAggggaacagaaacaaaaatctcGGATCTCCTGACCACTCCTAAAACTGGGATTGGTGCCGCTGGGAATCCGTCGCACTTCACAGGACACGGAGGCGGACCGAATCTTATATCGTTCCCAACCCTGCTGAAACAGCTCCATAGAATCCCTCCTGATTTAGGAGAAAATCCtagcaataataattataataataatacacattcgTTGCTGTTGtcttcttcctctgctggttACCTTTCTGAGTGCTACATAGAAGGGGACATAATGGAACATAATGGCTTCACTCTGAAATCTTACCCAGTTTTGATCAAGCTGATCCAGACACCAGCTAACCGAACTCCCCTGGAAAAAGCCAGCCCTAGAGTGGAGTCCCAAGAGGAGCAGTCCAGCCGCGGGTCATCTGACTGCCAGAACCATGCTTCCAAAAACCCTCTGCTCGTCCCGGCCGAGCCCGCTGGCTGTTCCATGCAGGAGAAGATTTCCAGCTTCCAGAACAGAGATTCCGAGAATCGGCCTGGATTCCCGACCTTGATCGAGGTGGACGGACtggaatacctggccaggttcaGGGATCTGCGTGCTGGATACGGGAGAATTGGAGCTGGGAATGAGCTGGCAACGGATGATGCTGAGCAAACCCAGGAGGGGGAGGAATCGATCCCAGATCCTGAACGCCATAGCTTATGGGATTTCCAGATGAAATCTCAGCACCCTTCTGTTGATCCTTTGGGATTACCAGAGGAACGGAAGACAAGGAGCAAGACAGGTGTGATTTGGAAAACCCACTCCACAGCCTGGGAACCGCTGGACGAGGGCATCTTGAAAAAGGAAGGAAGAAAAACTTCCAAGCAGCGTCCCTTAAATCCGCGCTCTTTCTCGCAAACGacgctcccctctccctctcccgccCTCGCAGCCCCCGAGCGCCCGTACTTCTGCTTTGCGTGCGAGAAGCGTTTCCGCAGAGCCACAGATCTGAAGGAGCACCTGCGTGTGCACACGGGCGAGCGGCCCTTTTCCTGCCCTGTGTGCTGCAAGGCGTTCACGCAGGCCTCGGCCCTCGCCACGCACCGCCGGATCCACACCGGCGAGAAGCCCTTCCAGTGCCGCGTCTGCTTCAAGAGGTTCAACAGCTCCTCGAATTTCGCCAAGCACCGGCGCACGCACAGCACCACGCGGGAAGGCAGCCCGCGCTACCCCTGCCCCTTCTGGAGGAGGACTTTCAGAGAGGCTAGCCACCACGCCCGACACCTGAGCAGGGTGcatgggggaggaggaggaggggaagagTACGCCGTGAcggactga
- the dbpb gene encoding D site albumin promoter binding protein b produces the protein MARPISQLIPPDLPGSSPQFGSGGAGGGAHGAHPSSMASLKSLLQLPVKQSPEPRGKDSITGEGKGSEKEKGVDSDEENSSSHCGGRQTHSAFLGPLLWEKTLPCEGGLFQLQYMDLEEFLTENGMGPQTSSMAAQIPSQNSQSAIPNQSGQSQSGQPNQSSQHPGQLSQLSQLARAPSPTSPLTPSNGQPSVAVETGGSSRAVQTQGMMGGGCIQGAAHPGQATPPDPSSCPQSDPSEVLVKFDPDPADLALSSVPGQEAFDPRRHSFTEEELKPQPMIKKAKKMLVPDEQKDDKYWSRRYKNNEAAKRSRDARRLKENQISVRAAFLEKENAALRQEVADMRKELGRCRNTLHKYEARHGGPYSLPPPPPSPAV, from the exons ATGGCTCGACCGATATCTCAGCTGATCCCCCCGGACTTGCCCGGGTCCAGCCCGCAGTTCGGAAGCGGAGGGGCGGGCGGCGGAGCTCACGGAGCGCACCCCAGCTCCATGGCCAGCCTCAAGTCTCTCCTCCAGCTCCCGGTGAAACAGAGCCCCGAACCGCGGGGGAAAGACAGCATTACCGGCGAAGGGAAAG GCTCTGAGAAGGAGAAGGGTGTGGACTCTGATGAAGAGAACTCGTCCTCTCACTGTGGGGGGAGACAAACTCACTCTGCCTTCCTGGGGCCACTGCTGTGGGAGAAGACCCTGCCTTGCGAGGGGGGGCTGTTCCAGCTCCAGTACATGGACCTGGAAGAATTCCTCACGGAGAACGGCATGGGGCCTCAGACTTCCAGCATGGCTGCCCAGATTCCCAGTCAGAACTCCCAGTCTGCCATCCCAAACCAATCTGGCCAGTCCCAGTCTGGCCAGCCGAATCAGAGTTCCCAGCACCCTGGCCAGCTCTCCCAGCTCTCCCAGCTAGCCAGGGCTCCCTCCCCAACCTCGCCGCTCACGCCCAGCAATGGCCAGCCCAGTGTTGCCGTGGAAACGGGGGGTAGCAGCAGGGCTGTGCAGACACAAGGCATGATGGGAGGGGGCTGTATCCAGGGGGCGGCGCATCCAG GCCAGGCCACGCCTCCTGACCCCTCCAGCTGCCCGCAGAGTGACCCTAGTGAGGTCCTGGTGAAGTTTGACCCCGACCCCGCTGATCTGGCTCTGTCCAGTGTCCCGGGACAGGAGGCCTTCGACCCGCGGAGACACAGCTTCACAGAGGAGGAGCTGAAACCACAGCCAATGATCAAGAAGGCAAAGAAGATGCTGGTGCCAGACGAGCAGaag gatgaTAAGTACTGGTCGCGGCGCTATAAGAACAATGAAGCAGCGAAACGTTCCCGTGACGCTCGGAGGTTGAAGGAGAACCAGATCTCAGTCCGAGCCGCGTTCCTGGAGAAGGAGAACGCTGCACTGAGGCAGGAGGTGGCCGACATGCGCAAGGAGCTGGGCCGCTGCCGGAACACACTGCACAAATACGAGGCGCGGCACGGGGGCCCGtactctctcccccctccccccccctcccccgctgTGTGA